A genomic window from Candidatus Glassbacteria bacterium includes:
- a CDS encoding transposase, producing MNKLPEKSNRKNIRLPDFDYTSPGAYFVTISTKDSKCLFGDVIIGKMRLSAIGRIVSRCWEEIPNHCPLVTLDQFIVMPNHIHGLINIPEHTAGDACIAPTQRLSGPAKGSLGAIIGPFKSAATREINLLRGSPGVQVWQRGYYERVIRKGDDLPDIREYILNNQLRWEIDREKP from the coding sequence ATGAACAAATTACCTGAAAAGTCAAACCGCAAAAACATTCGCTTGCCTGACTTCGATTATACCTCGCCGGGAGCATATTTTGTTACCATCTCGACCAAAGATAGTAAATGCCTTTTTGGAGATGTTATTATTGGAAAGATGAGGTTGAGTGCCATTGGAAGAATAGTAAGTAGATGTTGGGAGGAAATTCCAAACCATTGTCCTTTAGTGACCTTGGATCAATTCATTGTCATGCCAAACCATATCCATGGATTGATAAATATCCCTGAACATACGGCGGGCGACGCATGCATCGCCCCTACGCAAAGATTGTCCGGACCTGCAAAGGGTTCCCTTGGAGCGATTATAGGCCCGTTCAAATCCGCCGCGACAAGAGAGATCAATCTCTTACGTGGTTCCCCAGGTGTGCAGGTCTGGCAAAGAGGTTACTACGAGCGCGTTATACGTAAAGGTGATGATTTGCCGGATATCCGGGAATACATACTAAATAATCAGTTACGCTGGGAGATCGACAGGGAAAAACCGTGA
- a CDS encoding D-aminoacylase, translating into MTRFTLLTALTACLALACSSPPRYDIIIRGGTIYDGSGAPGYTGDLAVVDDTIAAVGQLPEGATAGLEIDAAGKAVSPGFVNLMSWANESLIEDGRSKSDIMQGVTLEVTGEGESMGPLTEGMKHEMKARQGDIQYDIEWTSLAGYLQFLEDKGVSCNVGSFIGAATPRIYVIGYEDRPPTDEELERMCELVEEAMREGAMGVASSLIYAPGFYAETDELVALCKAAAKYNGLHTSHLRSESYGLLDALDEFLRVVRESGIRGEVFHLKAAGEDNWPKLAQAIEKIELARAEGLHVTADVYTYTAASTGLNGAMPPWVQEGGHDRWVANLKDPSIRRKVADEMNHRGEDWENFFDLSGSDGCLVVGLQQDSLKPLTGKTLTEIAEMWDVSPAEAAMDLVVKDNSRVQMVYFAMSEDNIRLKLSQPWVGICSDALSAAPEGVFLLSSTHPRAYGSYARFLGRYVRDQQVAPLEQAIHRISGLTCENLGLTDRGLLAPGYFADVVVFDPATIRDNATYEEPMQFATGVEYVLVNGTPVVAAGEHTGATPGRFVRGPGYQP; encoded by the coding sequence ATGACCCGCTTCACCCTGCTGACAGCCCTGACCGCCTGCCTCGCTCTCGCCTGTTCAAGTCCCCCCCGCTACGACATTATCATCCGCGGCGGAACGATTTACGACGGCTCCGGCGCACCGGGATACACCGGCGATCTGGCGGTTGTGGATGACACTATCGCCGCGGTGGGCCAGCTGCCTGAGGGCGCGACAGCCGGGCTGGAAATCGACGCTGCCGGAAAAGCGGTCAGCCCGGGGTTTGTCAACCTGATGAGCTGGGCCAACGAGTCGCTGATCGAGGACGGCCGGAGCAAGAGCGACATCATGCAGGGCGTAACGCTCGAGGTCACCGGCGAGGGAGAGTCGATGGGGCCGCTGACCGAGGGGATGAAACACGAAATGAAGGCCCGCCAGGGCGATATCCAATACGATATCGAGTGGACCTCGCTGGCCGGCTACCTCCAGTTCCTGGAGGACAAGGGTGTCTCCTGCAACGTCGGCTCGTTTATCGGCGCGGCCACTCCGCGGATTTACGTAATCGGCTACGAGGACCGCCCCCCCACCGACGAGGAACTGGAGCGGATGTGCGAACTGGTGGAGGAGGCGATGCGCGAGGGAGCGATGGGCGTGGCCAGCTCGCTGATCTACGCTCCGGGCTTCTACGCCGAAACCGACGAGCTGGTGGCGTTGTGCAAGGCGGCCGCCAAGTACAACGGCCTCCACACTTCCCACCTTCGCTCGGAAAGCTACGGGCTGCTGGATGCGCTCGACGAGTTCCTGAGAGTGGTCCGCGAGTCCGGGATCCGCGGCGAGGTGTTTCATCTCAAGGCCGCAGGCGAGGACAACTGGCCCAAGCTGGCCCAGGCTATCGAAAAGATCGAACTGGCCCGGGCCGAGGGGCTGCATGTCACCGCCGATGTTTACACCTACACCGCCGCCAGCACGGGACTCAACGGGGCCATGCCGCCCTGGGTGCAGGAAGGCGGCCATGACCGGTGGGTGGCAAATCTCAAGGACCCCAGCATCCGCCGGAAAGTCGCCGATGAGATGAACCATCGCGGCGAGGACTGGGAAAACTTCTTCGACCTGTCTGGTTCGGACGGCTGCCTGGTGGTGGGGCTCCAGCAGGATTCGCTCAAGCCGCTGACCGGCAAGACATTGACCGAGATAGCTGAAATGTGGGATGTCAGCCCGGCCGAGGCCGCGATGGATCTGGTGGTGAAGGATAACAGCCGGGTGCAGATGGTCTATTTCGCAATGAGCGAGGACAATATCCGGCTCAAGCTCTCCCAGCCCTGGGTGGGTATCTGCAGCGACGCCCTCTCTGCCGCTCCCGAAGGGGTGTTCCTGCTCTCGAGCACGCACCCCCGGGCCTACGGTTCCTACGCGCGGTTCCTGGGCCGCTATGTCCGCGACCAGCAGGTGGCTCCACTGGAACAGGCGATCCACCGGATAAGCGGCCTGACCTGCGAAAACCTGGGCCTGACCGACCGCGGTCTGCTGGCTCCGGGCTATTTCGCCGACGTGGTCGTATTCGACCCGGCCACTATCCGGGACAACGCCACCTACGAGGAGCCGATGCAGTTCGCCACCGGAGTCGAGTATGTGCTGGTCAACGGTACGCCGGTGGTCGCCGCGGGGGAGCATACCGGTGCCACTCCCGGCCGGTTCGTGCGCGGGCCGGGCTATCAACCGTAA
- a CDS encoding PBP1A family penicillin-binding protein — MMADRDENQENGAPRANNLFKIVMLVVVSTICFGLGMGYQLFRYFESGLPSIAKMELEPPNLVTRVFARDSSLLAELYTERRTPVALDMIPAELKQALIAVEDRKFYSHWGIDIWGIIRALYINQVSGQIRQGGSTITQQLARELFLTRERTYTRKIREAILSWQIERTYTKDEILERYFNQIYFGSGAWGIAEAARTYYDKQVDKLDLAECALMAGLPNAPSRNSPLNSPENAMERRNWVLTCMAQTGAITQAVADSVSGIPIRVNPVSRESWKAPYFVDYVRGKLLGDYSEDELYHRGLQIYTTLDLSMQQAAEKYLEEQIQLIESGQIRPFNHKTRREVIGDDSLSVRELTETEYLQGALVAMDPGDGGVRVMVGGRNFWESKFNRAVQALRQPGSAFKPFVYTAAIDNGIPACQVVEDSPIAIEQADGTLWRPSNYTGEFRGAITMRAGIISSINLVAIKTLMTVGAETVAAYARRMGITTRIPAVESIAVGSADVYPIELVSAYTTFPNLGVRVGPMTITAITDRNGNLVRRYRPMREEVLGKQTAYIVLDMMRNVVDFGTGAGTRRLGFTLPAGGKTGTTNNYTDAWFVGYTADLVCGVWIGFDQPRRIVNRGTGSVLAVPVWANFMRDAHEGMTELHEFPAPPEGLTTRLVCKSSGLLATRFCPEDRVYTEMFKVGTEPADYEECYVHKPSIYSR; from the coding sequence ATGATGGCCGATCGGGACGAAAATCAGGAAAACGGCGCGCCGCGGGCAAACAACCTGTTCAAGATCGTGATGCTGGTGGTGGTCAGCACGATCTGTTTCGGCCTCGGGATGGGTTACCAGCTCTTCCGTTATTTCGAATCCGGGCTGCCCTCGATCGCCAAGATGGAGCTCGAACCGCCAAACCTGGTCACCCGCGTGTTCGCCAGGGACTCCAGCCTGCTTGCCGAGCTGTACACCGAGCGCCGCACACCGGTTGCGCTGGACATGATCCCCGCCGAGCTGAAGCAGGCGCTGATCGCAGTGGAGGACCGCAAGTTTTACAGCCACTGGGGCATCGACATCTGGGGGATCATCCGCGCGCTGTATATCAACCAGGTATCCGGCCAGATCCGCCAGGGCGGCAGCACGATCACCCAGCAACTCGCCCGCGAGCTGTTCCTCACCCGCGAGCGTACCTACACGCGCAAGATCCGCGAGGCGATTCTCTCCTGGCAGATCGAGCGGACCTACACCAAGGACGAAATTCTCGAGCGTTATTTCAACCAGATCTATTTCGGCAGCGGAGCCTGGGGAATCGCCGAGGCAGCCCGGACCTATTACGACAAGCAGGTCGATAAGCTTGACCTAGCCGAGTGCGCGCTGATGGCCGGTCTGCCGAACGCACCCAGCCGCAACAGTCCGCTCAACAGCCCGGAAAACGCGATGGAGCGGCGCAACTGGGTGCTGACCTGCATGGCTCAGACCGGTGCGATTACCCAGGCGGTGGCCGATTCGGTGAGCGGCATCCCGATCCGTGTCAACCCGGTCAGCCGTGAAAGCTGGAAAGCTCCCTATTTCGTGGACTATGTCCGCGGCAAGCTCCTGGGCGACTACAGCGAGGACGAGCTGTACCATCGCGGCCTGCAAATCTACACAACGCTCGACCTGTCGATGCAGCAGGCCGCCGAGAAATATCTCGAGGAGCAGATTCAGCTGATCGAAAGCGGCCAGATCAGGCCGTTCAACCACAAAACGCGGCGCGAGGTAATCGGCGATGACAGCCTCTCGGTGCGGGAGTTGACCGAGACTGAGTATCTCCAGGGTGCACTGGTTGCGATGGACCCGGGCGACGGGGGAGTGAGGGTGATGGTGGGGGGGCGGAATTTCTGGGAGAGCAAGTTCAACCGCGCCGTCCAGGCCCTGCGCCAGCCCGGCAGTGCGTTCAAGCCGTTCGTCTATACAGCGGCGATCGACAACGGGATCCCCGCCTGCCAGGTGGTGGAGGACAGCCCGATCGCTATCGAGCAGGCCGACGGCACACTCTGGCGGCCCTCGAACTACACGGGCGAGTTCCGCGGGGCGATCACCATGCGCGCCGGGATAATCAGCTCGATCAACCTGGTGGCGATCAAGACCCTGATGACTGTCGGCGCGGAAACCGTGGCCGCCTACGCCCGCCGGATGGGAATTACCACCCGGATCCCGGCGGTGGAGAGTATCGCCGTGGGCAGCGCCGATGTCTACCCGATCGAGCTGGTGAGCGCCTACACCACTTTCCCCAACCTCGGCGTGCGGGTGGGGCCGATGACTATTACCGCCATCACTGACCGCAACGGGAACCTGGTCCGCCGCTACCGTCCCATGCGCGAGGAGGTCCTGGGCAAGCAGACCGCCTATATCGTGCTCGATATGATGCGCAATGTGGTCGATTTCGGCACCGGCGCCGGCACGCGACGGCTGGGGTTCACCCTGCCGGCAGGCGGCAAGACCGGCACCACCAACAACTACACTGACGCCTGGTTCGTGGGCTACACCGCCGACCTGGTCTGCGGCGTGTGGATCGGCTTCGACCAGCCGCGCCGGATTGTCAACCGCGGCACCGGCAGCGTGCTGGCCGTGCCTGTCTGGGCCAATTTCATGCGCGACGCTCATGAAGGGATGACCGAGCTGCATGAGTTCCCCGCTCCCCCCGAGGGCCTGACCACCAGGCTGGTCTGCAAGAGTTCCGGACTGCTGGCCACCCGTTTCTGCCCCGAGGACCGGGTTTATACCGAGATGTTCAAGGTGGGCACCGAGCCCGCCGACTACGAGGAGTGCTACGTGCACAAACCCTCGATATACTCCCGCTGA
- a CDS encoding tyrosine--tRNA ligase — MAFPPLNEQMDVIRRGLEEIISEEELEKKLTRSLEDGKPLTVKQGFDPTAPDIHLGHTVSIQKLRDFQQLGHRVVFLIGDFTAMIGDPTGRNETRKRMTREEVLENAETYKKQVFKILDPEKTVVDFNSRWLGKLGVEGVLELCGLHTVARMLERDDFARRYEEGRSISILEFLYPLFQGYDSVALEADVEFGGTDQKFNLLVGRELQRHWKQEPQVVLTVPLLVGTDGTMKMSKSYGNYVGIDEKAEEMYGKLLSIPDELIHSYFELVSRVSMERLEQIREELTSAEAKPRDLKHELALEVTALYHGHDGAAAARAHFERVFVQKDRPEDVPEHRISAGGEPVWLPGLLRKIGLVSSSSEANRMIRQGAVTIDDEKVGNTDHKLEPRGTVFVRVGKRRFARVIFTED; from the coding sequence ATGGCTTTTCCACCGTTAAACGAACAGATGGACGTTATCCGCCGCGGGCTGGAGGAAATAATCAGCGAGGAGGAACTGGAGAAAAAACTGACCCGCTCGCTGGAGGACGGCAAACCGCTGACTGTCAAGCAGGGGTTCGACCCTACCGCCCCGGATATCCATCTCGGTCATACGGTCAGTATCCAGAAACTGCGCGATTTTCAGCAGCTCGGCCACCGGGTCGTGTTCCTGATCGGCGATTTCACCGCGATGATCGGCGACCCCACGGGCCGCAACGAGACCCGCAAGCGGATGACCCGCGAGGAAGTGCTGGAAAACGCGGAGACCTACAAGAAACAGGTCTTCAAGATCCTCGACCCGGAGAAAACCGTGGTCGATTTCAACAGCCGCTGGCTGGGCAAGCTGGGCGTGGAGGGCGTGCTCGAACTGTGCGGACTGCATACCGTGGCGCGGATGCTCGAGCGCGACGATTTCGCCAGGCGCTACGAGGAAGGCCGGTCGATCTCGATCCTCGAATTCCTCTACCCCCTGTTCCAGGGTTACGACTCGGTGGCGCTGGAGGCCGACGTGGAGTTCGGCGGCACGGACCAGAAGTTCAACCTGCTGGTGGGCCGGGAACTTCAGCGCCACTGGAAGCAGGAGCCGCAGGTGGTGCTGACCGTCCCCCTGCTGGTGGGCACGGACGGGACGATGAAGATGAGCAAGAGCTACGGCAACTACGTGGGGATCGATGAAAAGGCAGAGGAGATGTACGGCAAGCTGCTGTCAATCCCGGACGAGCTGATCCACAGCTATTTCGAGCTGGTCAGCCGGGTCAGCATGGAGCGCCTGGAACAGATCAGGGAAGAGTTGACGAGCGCTGAGGCCAAACCGCGCGATTTGAAGCACGAGTTGGCCCTGGAAGTTACCGCGCTCTACCACGGCCACGACGGCGCGGCTGCGGCCCGGGCGCATTTCGAACGCGTGTTCGTGCAGAAAGACCGCCCGGAGGATGTGCCGGAACACAGGATCAGCGCCGGCGGCGAGCCGGTGTGGCTGCCGGGCCTGCTGCGGAAAATCGGCCTGGTCTCCAGCTCCAGCGAGGCCAACCGGATGATCCGCCAGGGCGCGGTCACTATCGACGACGAGAAAGTGGGAAACACAGATCACAAACTCGAGCCCAGGGGGACCGTTTTCGTCCGCGTAGGCAAGCGACGGTTCGCCAGGGTGATTTTCACCGAGGACTGA
- a CDS encoding radical SAM protein yields MESRPLQQDIIYGPINSRRLGVSLGVNILPTRHKVCSFDCLYCQYGFTPTQQERWHVDMEELPAPGKVAMALMEALPGRPEIDAITLAGNGEPTLHPQFRKICEVVVRQRDMYCEGVPVCILSNSSTVGSTEVRSGLSLLERPIMKLDAGTQKTFERINRPRPGVKLAKILDGLGKLEHLEIQSLFVGEPADNATDSEVSAWLGHLVTLRPEAVQLYTFDRRPADSALQPVSSARLREISELVKERLPVANVQIFFPDNHQ; encoded by the coding sequence ATGGAATCCAGGCCTCTGCAGCAGGATATTATCTACGGGCCGATCAACAGCCGCCGGCTGGGTGTTTCGCTGGGCGTCAATATCCTGCCCACCAGGCACAAGGTCTGCTCGTTCGACTGCCTCTACTGCCAGTACGGCTTCACGCCGACCCAGCAGGAGCGCTGGCACGTGGACATGGAGGAACTGCCGGCCCCCGGCAAGGTGGCGATGGCGCTGATGGAGGCGCTGCCGGGCCGCCCTGAAATCGATGCAATCACCCTGGCCGGCAACGGTGAGCCGACCCTGCACCCGCAGTTCCGTAAAATCTGCGAGGTGGTGGTCCGCCAGCGGGACATGTACTGCGAGGGCGTACCCGTCTGTATCCTGTCAAACAGTTCGACTGTCGGCAGCACGGAAGTGCGCTCCGGCCTCAGCTTGCTGGAGCGCCCGATCATGAAACTCGACGCCGGCACCCAGAAGACATTCGAGCGGATCAACCGGCCGCGGCCCGGTGTGAAGCTGGCCAAGATTCTGGACGGCCTGGGCAAGCTGGAGCACCTCGAAATCCAGTCCCTGTTCGTGGGCGAACCTGCCGATAATGCCACCGACAGCGAGGTCTCGGCCTGGCTGGGCCATCTTGTGACGCTCCGGCCTGAAGCGGTGCAGCTTTACACGTTTGACCGCAGGCCCGCCGACAGTGCCCTGCAGCCGGTGAGCAGCGCGCGCCTGCGGGAAATTTCCGAGCTGGTGAAAGAGCGGCTGCCGGTTGCCAACGTGCAGATATTTTTTCCTGACAACCATCAGTAA
- a CDS encoding DegT/DnrJ/EryC1/StrS family aminotransferase, translating into MAELAINGGRPVREDEFPRWPVWDESELEAAAGVINSGEWGMAGGDRVLSLQEKFAAYQDAAHGVATTSGTTALRTALIAAGLPAGAEVIVPAYTFVASVTAVLEANMIPVFADIDPDTYTLDPASVRETITGNTGAIMPVHIAGLPAEMDAIGRIADQHDLVVVEDACQAWGSEFRGRKVGAVGAMGTFSFQSSKHITAGEGGMIVTDDEELAERCTSLVDCGRTRGGAWHEHHLLGGNYRLSELQAAVILAQLERYGELLRRRQESAAFLRKALGEIDGIDPLLLPDYVTATSCHLFVIRYRPEAFGGLSKELFVRALNAEGIRPAHGGYFIPVYRQPVLLEKNVGPFDLVVRHSFRGKPLDYGEFDCPVSERACGEEAVWLLQNLLLAGAEGLEQIVEAVRKISRHHGELLN; encoded by the coding sequence ATGGCTGAGTTGGCGATCAACGGCGGTAGGCCGGTACGCGAGGACGAGTTCCCCCGCTGGCCGGTCTGGGACGAGAGCGAACTGGAGGCCGCCGCCGGCGTGATCAACAGCGGCGAGTGGGGGATGGCCGGCGGAGACAGGGTGCTGAGCCTGCAGGAGAAATTCGCCGCCTACCAGGACGCAGCCCACGGGGTCGCAACCACCAGCGGCACCACGGCCCTGCGCACGGCCCTGATCGCCGCGGGACTGCCGGCCGGAGCCGAGGTTATCGTCCCGGCTTACACGTTCGTGGCCAGCGTCACCGCCGTGCTGGAAGCCAACATGATCCCGGTGTTCGCCGATATCGACCCGGACACCTACACGCTCGACCCGGCCTCGGTGCGGGAAACGATCACCGGGAATACCGGCGCGATCATGCCGGTGCATATCGCCGGACTGCCCGCGGAGATGGACGCAATCGGGCGGATCGCCGACCAGCACGATCTGGTGGTTGTCGAGGACGCCTGCCAGGCCTGGGGCAGCGAATTCCGCGGCCGCAAGGTGGGGGCTGTCGGCGCGATGGGTACGTTCAGCTTCCAGAGCAGCAAGCATATTACCGCCGGCGAGGGCGGGATGATTGTCACCGACGACGAGGAGCTGGCCGAGCGCTGCACCAGCCTGGTCGACTGCGGACGCACCAGGGGCGGGGCCTGGCACGAACATCACCTGCTCGGCGGCAATTACCGTCTGAGCGAACTCCAGGCCGCGGTGATCCTGGCCCAGCTCGAGCGCTACGGCGAGCTGCTGCGCCGCAGACAGGAATCGGCCGCCTTTCTGCGGAAGGCCCTGGGCGAAATTGACGGGATTGATCCGTTGCTCCTGCCGGACTACGTGACCGCCACAAGCTGCCACCTGTTCGTGATCCGCTACCGCCCCGAGGCGTTCGGCGGCCTGAGCAAGGAGCTGTTTGTCCGGGCGCTCAACGCCGAGGGCATCCGTCCGGCCCACGGCGGCTATTTTATCCCGGTCTACCGCCAGCCGGTGCTGCTGGAAAAGAATGTCGGCCCGTTCGACCTGGTGGTGCGCCACTCTTTCCGCGGCAAGCCGCTCGACTATGGGGAGTTCGATTGTCCCGTGTCCGAGCGGGCCTGCGGCGAGGAAGCTGTCTGGCTGCTGCAGAACCTTCTGCTGGCCGGCGCCGAGGGCCTTGAGCAGATCGTGGAGGCGGTGCGCAAAATCAGCCGTCACCACGGAGAACTTCTGAACTGA
- a CDS encoding bifunctional folylpolyglutamate synthase/dihydrofolate synthase: MPMTFQQAADWLFGLQRFGVKLGLEKVTRLLEELGNPHREFVSCHIAGTNGKGTAAAAVDAVLRAHGVRCGLYTSPHLVSMRERVRVDGDKVPGEFVAAWVERHRDYLEANRVTFFEVVTAMAFDWFRKSGAEAAAVEVGMGGRFDATNVLNPGASLITSIGLEHTRFLGDTLAEIAAEKGGVAKKGVPLICGENRVEAFEAIRSEAVRAGADLRLFDNEVNWKMLAGDGSGSRFSYKSPAAELSEIDVPLVGRQAVRNVCLGIRAAELTLAALGISVDPAALTNGLSGLCWPGRFQRVTGPGETELVLDVAHNPPASAKLRENLELVFPDQEVTVVSAMAGDKDFGNFLEHLLSVAGAFIFPCVDFGTADTQSGAAEPSRMASALEDLTGGRLAGEICAGMAEALELASEYNGPVVVCGSFHTVGAAMAELGIEP, encoded by the coding sequence ATGCCGATGACTTTCCAGCAGGCAGCCGACTGGCTGTTCGGCCTGCAGAGATTCGGTGTCAAGCTGGGTCTGGAAAAAGTGACCCGCCTGCTGGAAGAACTGGGAAACCCCCACCGCGAGTTCGTTTCCTGTCACATAGCCGGCACCAACGGTAAAGGTACCGCCGCGGCGGCTGTCGACGCGGTCCTGCGCGCGCACGGCGTGCGCTGCGGCTTGTATACCAGCCCCCACCTGGTTTCGATGCGGGAGCGCGTGCGGGTGGATGGCGATAAGGTGCCGGGGGAGTTCGTCGCAGCCTGGGTGGAGCGCCACCGTGATTATCTCGAGGCGAACCGGGTGACCTTTTTCGAGGTGGTCACCGCCATGGCGTTCGACTGGTTTCGCAAATCAGGGGCAGAGGCTGCCGCGGTCGAGGTGGGAATGGGCGGCAGGTTCGACGCTACCAATGTGCTGAACCCCGGCGCCAGCCTGATAACCTCGATAGGCCTGGAGCATACGCGCTTCCTGGGCGATACGCTGGCCGAGATCGCCGCCGAAAAGGGAGGGGTCGCAAAGAAAGGTGTGCCGCTGATCTGCGGGGAGAACCGTGTCGAGGCGTTCGAGGCGATTCGCTCAGAAGCCGTCCGCGCCGGCGCAGACCTGCGGCTGTTCGACAACGAAGTGAACTGGAAAATGCTGGCGGGAGACGGTTCCGGCAGCCGGTTCAGTTACAAGTCCCCTGCCGCAGAACTGTCTGAAATCGATGTGCCGTTAGTGGGCAGGCAGGCTGTTCGCAATGTCTGCCTGGGGATCCGTGCCGCCGAACTTACGCTTGCCGCCTTGGGTATAAGTGTTGATCCGGCGGCGCTGACGAACGGACTGTCCGGCCTGTGCTGGCCGGGACGGTTCCAGCGCGTTACAGGTCCGGGGGAGACGGAACTGGTGCTCGACGTGGCGCACAACCCGCCGGCTTCGGCCAAGCTCAGGGAGAACCTGGAACTCGTATTTCCGGACCAGGAGGTCACCGTCGTCTCGGCGATGGCCGGCGACAAGGATTTCGGCAATTTCCTGGAGCACCTGCTGTCCGTAGCCGGCGCGTTCATTTTCCCCTGCGTCGATTTCGGTACGGCGGATACCCAGAGCGGTGCGGCGGAGCCGTCGCGGATGGCCTCTGCGCTCGAGGATCTGACAGGGGGTCGTCTGGCCGGGGAAATCTGCGCCGGGATGGCCGAGGCGTTGGAGCTGGCAAGCGAGTATAACGGCCCGGTGGTGGTCTGCGGCTCGTTCCACACGGTGGGCGCCGCGATGGCGGAACTGGGAATTGAACCCTGA